Below is a genomic region from Venturia canescens isolate UGA chromosome 1, ASM1945775v1, whole genome shotgun sequence.
GGGAATAATAATCGTTGATGATGtacaattgaatgaaaaaacattcattttttcaacagcaGTGGAACCTGTAACTTACCGACTATCGGCCCGTGGTCGTCCGCAACTTGTTCACGAAGGATATGTATACAATTTGACGTCACGTTCAGAAGTGTTGAACCGTTCGCATTACAGATGTGCTGAGCAACACCGCGGTTGCCGCGGCAAATGTGCGGTCATAGCAGAACGTTTCATGCCAACTGGGGTTTATGAGCATAATCATTTACCGGGCTATCAGTCGGAAAATGAgtacagaaaaaagaagtCTCACGACTCTGACCAGAACTAGCTCTGGGTGTTTATTAAATACATTCCATTATTTatgaacaaaaagtattgaataAAGACAAAAAAGCAATCTTGAATGTTCCAAACATTCCTTGCAGAACGTAACGGTGATACTTCGTTTACCATAAAGagaatcttaaaaaaaaatgatatattaTAGACAGATATATATTGAAgttgaatgaataaatgaaattttatttttaacacgGGATTCAAAGACTATTCCTATTGTATGTCCAtttgtatatgaaaaaaaagtatagtaTATTTTGTGTCGGTACCTTCAAGAATCCACTTATATGAGCAAAAACTATGTCAATTTTATTGTGATATGAAAATGTATGGATacttataaatatttatgaaaacaTCGATAACTATTTTGGATGtgaatgaaagaaataaaattatttattttgttggataaggttttcttttctcaataattaaaattaacaCAAATAATTTGGGTCTTTCACCAAAGTGATTTGTTAATGTCTTTAATAAAATCTTAATTATTCTGAGTATCAGCAAACTGATAAACAGAATTGTAACACTAACAAAgtaattcattgaattttgaaaatgcaaattttactATTATTACATTACATTTTTCCTGTAGCCAAGATCTTGAAATataaaacttttaaaattgttgcaattttttattatatatatacacgaaaCACTTACAAGTTTCCTTAGAGGTTATTATTTATATCAAATACAATCATTCTACGCTCCATACCATTTAGCCATTGGCTTAGCATTCATTTAGGTAGGTTTCCATGCCTCTACTTTTGGCTTAGTAGTACTAAATGGCATATAAGCCTCGGTGGTGCcagataaattttctttatgttcCAACATCCACTTGTACTGCGGCCTATTAGGGTCTTTGTGCGGCGGAAGATCAGTTTTGTAATGCAACCAACCGAACCATTCTGCTGGGACTTGAGATCCATCGTAGCTCATCCATACTTTATCAGTGTAGATTACCCATCTGTTACGCCcttttgacaaaaaatattgatagaAAGAATGTGGTAGATTAAGAAATTTCCCATTGCCGGTTCTATCAAAAGTGTAGAATTAACTTTTGCAACGACTCACCATAAAAGTAATAGTTGTTTTCATAATATTTGTTGCCATACTTGTCTTCTCCGATGAGAGTTCCAAATTTAAGGTCGTCAGTTCTGTTTCGAAATTAAACAGGTTCAATTTCTCATTCTTTACTGCTAACTGAAGGAgggggagttattttttcaaatgatgcaaaataaatattttaattatCAACTTAGTTTGACATTTCGTGCAGTCGCGACAGTAGATATAACCTTGAAATCTAGTGTTTATCTTTGACTTGTACTgatattttcaatgagattttttaataatgagtgattcttgttaatacCTGTAAAGTGTTTTGAGGCATCCTCTTAAACCACCATTTTGAcgtattattttcatcaaattttgcaatttatCTAAACCCAA
It encodes:
- the ND-B17.2 gene encoding probable NADH dehydrogenase [ubiquinone] 1 alpha subcomplex subunit 12, translating into MAKYLGLDKLQNLMKIIRQNGGLRGCLKTLYRTDDLKFGTLIGEDKYGNKYYENNYYFYGRNRWVIYTDKVWMSYDGSQVPAEWFGWLHYKTDLPPHKDPNRPQYKWMLEHKENLSGTTEAYMPFSTTKPKVEAWKPT